A single region of the Spirochaetota bacterium genome encodes:
- the pilM gene encoding pilus assembly protein PilM, translating into MFENIAVFDLGSSSIKCIKAKTGFKNFQVESLIIEDLNFSIEDKLERISNAIEKILSENDLTGYTIISTLPSNRLFFYTFNFPFRNISQISEVIGYEIADSIPLEMDKVIFDFQPIQIQLAEGMDVIAVVTQKTFVQQIIEVFAKYNLNIEFLGAEFNSLFNTYNYFNTVQNESVIQLNIGYEKSLINLVIDNKLCATRCILFGVKNIEYHLKKLQTEYSGLSKFIAHYSFDFSSFENNIHYGLHKKLNVSQQKFKTVFNDIQNEISLLINDIVLFINSETQKYENFSLQRIIVSGGGALLTGLSSILSQQLQIPVVMQNLISQTNDTEIQSQFYIAFGTLIDYINRTKQKTINLLKDEFQLSLSQKSKKNFYIALFYGSLSIVFFILFIIISLIYQISSSAYYNRILEERYKRYFVTNIVPDDPIKEATNRYTTIKRELDSIESFLKIEDKMIEILNLLVSNFPYDANFDLNNLVINESIIRLDGTINSTAKIDEFKNRLVQTQKFESVVFNTNVTQNNVKFSMTIKFKSNKPKRQTTTNEE; encoded by the coding sequence TTGTTCGAGAATATCGCAGTTTTTGATTTAGGTTCATCTTCAATAAAATGTATAAAAGCAAAAACTGGTTTCAAAAATTTCCAGGTTGAATCCCTGATTATTGAAGATCTTAACTTTTCAATAGAAGATAAACTTGAAAGAATCAGCAATGCAATTGAAAAGATACTTTCTGAAAATGATTTAACTGGTTATACAATAATTTCCACTCTTCCTTCAAACAGATTATTTTTTTACACCTTTAATTTCCCTTTCAGAAACATAAGCCAAATATCTGAAGTAATAGGATATGAAATTGCCGACTCTATACCACTTGAAATGGATAAAGTTATATTTGACTTCCAACCCATTCAAATACAGTTGGCGGAAGGTATGGATGTAATTGCGGTTGTTACTCAAAAGACATTTGTACAGCAAATAATAGAAGTTTTTGCTAAATATAACCTGAATATTGAGTTTCTTGGAGCAGAGTTCAACTCACTCTTTAATACATACAATTATTTTAATACTGTACAGAATGAATCAGTAATTCAATTAAATATTGGATATGAAAAATCATTAATAAATTTGGTTATCGACAATAAATTATGTGCAACCCGATGTATTTTATTTGGTGTTAAAAATATTGAGTATCACTTAAAAAAGTTGCAAACTGAATATTCAGGATTGAGCAAATTTATAGCACATTATTCTTTTGATTTTTCATCTTTTGAAAATAATATTCATTATGGATTACACAAAAAATTAAATGTATCACAACAAAAATTTAAAACAGTTTTCAACGATATTCAGAATGAAATATCTTTGTTAATAAATGATATAGTATTATTTATTAATTCTGAAACTCAGAAATATGAAAATTTTTCATTACAACGAATTATCGTTTCAGGTGGTGGTGCATTGCTTACAGGTTTAAGCTCAATATTATCACAACAATTGCAAATACCAGTAGTAATGCAGAATCTGATCAGTCAAACAAATGATACTGAAATTCAGTCACAGTTTTATATTGCATTTGGAACTCTCATTGACTATATAAATAGGACAAAACAAAAAACAATAAACCTATTAAAGGACGAATTCCAACTATCACTTTCACAAAAATCTAAAAAAAATTTCTACATTGCTTTGTTTTATGGTTCATTAAGTATAGTTTTTTTTATTTTGTTTATAATTATATCATTGATTTATCAAATATCTTCATCAGCATATTATAACCGTATTCTTGAAGAAAGATACAAGCGCTATTTTGTGACAAATATTGTCCCCGATGATCCTATTAAAGAAGCAACAAACCGTTATACAACCATAAAACGCGAATTAGATAGCATAGAATCTTTTCTTAAAATTGAAGATAAAATGATTGAGATTCTAAATTTATTAGTGTCAAATTTTCCTTATGATGCAAATTTTGATTTAAATAACTTGGTTATCAATGAAAGTATCATAAGATTAGATGGAACAATAAATTCTACTGCAAAAATCGATGAATTCAAAAACCGATTAGTACAAACTCAAAAGTTTGAATCAGTTGTATTTAATACAAATGTTACACAAAATAATGTTAAATTTTCAATGACCATAAAATTTAAATCAAATAAACCAAAACGTCAAACTACAACTAACGAGGAATAA